Proteins from a single region of Canis lupus baileyi chromosome 35, mCanLup2.hap1, whole genome shotgun sequence:
- the LOC140625004 gene encoding olfactory receptor 5K1 has protein sequence MAEENHTLKSEFILTGFTDHPELKTLLFVVFFAIYLITMVGNLGLVVLISKEHHLHMPMYIFLGNLALVDSCCASAITPKMLENFFSENRMVSLYECMGQFYFLCTVETADCFLLAAMAYDRYVAICSPLQYHTMMSKKLCLQMTTGAYIAGNLHSMIHVGLLLRLTFCGSHQINHFYCDILPLYRLSCIDPYVNELVLFIFSGSIQVFTIGSVLISYFYILFTIFKMKSKEGRVKAFSTCASHFLSVSLFYGSLFFMYIRPNLLEQGDKDIPAAILFTIVVPLLNPFIYSLRNKEVITVLRKILKKKKSHESWKQMISTVA, from the coding sequence ATGGCTGAAGAAAATCATACCCTGAAAAGTGAGTTTATCCTCACAGGATTTACAGATCACCCAGAGTTGAAGACCCTTCTGTTTGTGGTGTTCTTTGCCATCTATCTCATCACCATGGTGGGGAATCTGGGCCTGGTGGTACTGATATCAAAAGAGCATCATCTTCACATGCCAATGTACATCTTTCTGGGCAACCTGGCTCTTGTGGATTCTTGCTGTGCCTCGGCCATTACTCCTAAGATGTTAGAGAACTTCTTTTCTGAGAACAGGATGGTTTCCCTCTATGAGTGCATgggacaattttattttctttgcactGTTGAAACTGCAGACTGCTTTCTCCTGGCAGcaatggcctatgaccgctatgtggccatctgcagcCCACTGCAGTACCACACCATGATGTCGAAGAAGCTCTGCCTTCAGATGACCACAGGGGCCTACATAGCAGGAAACCTGCATTCCATGATTCACGTAGGGCTTCTCCTTAGGCTAACTTTCTGTGGGTCTCATCAAATTAATCACTTTTACTGTGATATTCTTCCTTTATACAGACTCTCCTGTATTGATCCTTATGTCAATGAACTagtactatttattttttcaggctCCATCCAAGTCTTCACCATAGGCAGCGTATTAATATCTTACTTCTACATTCTCTttactattttcaaaatgaaatccaAAGAAGGAAGGGTCAAAGCATTTTCCACCTGTGCATCTCactttttgtctgtttcattGTTCTATGGATCTCTTTTTTTCATGTACATTAGACCAAATTTGCTTGAACAAGGGGATAAAGATATCCCAGCTGCTATTTTGTTTACAATAGTAGTTCCCTTACTAAATCCTTTTATTTATAGCctgagaaataaagaagtaataaCTGTCCTgagaaaaattttgaagaaaaaaaaatctcatgaaagTTGGAAACAAATGATATCGACTGTAGCTTAG